In the genome of Tachysurus vachellii isolate PV-2020 chromosome 9, HZAU_Pvac_v1, whole genome shotgun sequence, one region contains:
- the onecut1 gene encoding hepatocyte nuclear factor 6 isoform X3, which produces MNAQLSMESLGDLHGASHESPVAAAHARSAVGMASILESGDYPHHAHPHHPHPHHPHAHPHPHQHRPPEHAGLAGHLHAAMSGAMACEATAGMGMSGTYTTLTPLQPLPPISTVSDKFPHHPHAHAHPHQRIAGNVSGSFTLMRDERALASVNNLYAPYHKDVASMGAIHGSQHALPPPPPPPYTHEKMLAPAGFESHHPSMHASSVTSSTSSSSSSSSSSPATGMMVQINGIHHHHHHHQHHHHPHHPHAHLSAQGHHHHHHAQGALGAARDREHATPVEEVNTKEVAQRITTELKRYSIPQAIFAQRVLCRSQGTLSDLLRNPKPWSKLKSGRETFRRMWKWLQEPEFQRMSALRLAGQSLIMQKEGAGTREERARKRLKETTTGFHRRPASDFTCNIQREQAAVQRVTNHHLSAAGPGARHRQQLLHECSQAESR; this is translated from the exons ATGAACGCGCAGCTGTCGATGGAGAGCCTGGGCGATCTGCACGGCGCGAGCCATGAGTCGCCGGTGGCGGCGGCCCACGCGCGCTCCGCGGTGGGCATGGCATCAATCCTAGAGAGCGGGGACTATCCTCATCATGCTCATCCGcaccatcctcatcctcatcatccgcACGCTCATCCGCATCCTCATCAGCACCGCCCCCCGGAGCACGCAGGTCTTGCTGGCCACCTGCACGCGGCGATGAGCGGCGCCATGGCGTGCGAGGCGACCGCCGGTATGGGCATGAGCGGCACCTATACCACGCTCACGCCGCTGCAGCCTTTACCTCCCATCTCCACAGTGTCCGACAAgtttcctcatcatcctcatgcTCACGCTCATCCTCACCAGAGGATCGCGGGAAACGTCAGCGGGAGCTTCACGCTCATGCGGGACGAGCGCGCGCTGGCCTCCGTCAACAACCTCTATGCGCCCTACCACAAGGACGTGGCGAGCATGGGCGCCATCCACGGCTCCCAGCATGCACTACCCCCACCACCGCCGCCGCCTTACACCCACGAAAAGATGCTCGCGCCCGCCGGATTTGAGTCCCATCACCCCTCCATGCACGCGAGCAGCGTCACTTCGTCCACCTCGTCCTCGTCTTCATCCTCGTCCTCCTCCCCGGCGACGGGCATGATGGTGCAAATCAATGGCatccatcaccaccaccaccaccaccagcaccaccatcACCCTCATCATCCGCACGCACACCTGAGTGCGCAGggacaccaccaccaccaccacgcGCAGGGAGCTCTCGGTGCCGCGCGAGACCGGGAGCACGCGACGCCAGTGGAGGAAGTGAACACCAAAGAGGTGGCGCAAAGGATCACCACGGAGCTGAAGCGCTACAGCATCCCACAGGCCATCTTCGCTCAGCGCGTGCTGTGCCGATCGCAGGGAACTCTGTCTGACCTGCTGcggaaccccaaaccctggagcaAGCTCAAGTCCGGCCGGGAGACGTTCCGCCGCATGTGGAAGTGGCTGCAGGAGCCCGAGTTCCAGAGGATGTCCGCGCTGCGCCTCGCAGGTCAGTCGCTCAT CATGCAAAAGGAAGGAGCAGGAACACGGGAAGAACGAGCGAGGAAGCGTCTCAAAGAAACCACGACTGGTTTTCACCGACGTCCAGCGTCGGACTTTACATGCAATATTCAAAGAGAACAAGCGGCCGTCCAAAGAGTTACAAATCACCATCTCTCAGCAGCTGGGCCTGGAGCTCGCCACCGTCAGCAACTTCTTCATGAATGCTCGCAGGCGGAGTCTCGATAA
- the onecut1 gene encoding hepatocyte nuclear factor 6 isoform X1, whose translation MNAQLSMESLGDLHGASHESPVAAAHARSAVGMASILESGDYPHHAHPHHPHPHHPHAHPHPHQHRPPEHAGLAGHLHAAMSGAMACEATAGMGMSGTYTTLTPLQPLPPISTVSDKFPHHPHAHAHPHQRIAGNVSGSFTLMRDERALASVNNLYAPYHKDVASMGAIHGSQHALPPPPPPPYTHEKMLAPAGFESHHPSMHASSVTSSTSSSSSSSSSSPATGMMVQINGIHHHHHHHQHHHHPHHPHAHLSAQGHHHHHHAQGALGAARDREHATPVEEVNTKEVAQRITTELKRYSIPQAIFAQRVLCRSQGTLSDLLRNPKPWSKLKSGRETFRRMWKWLQEPEFQRMSALRLAGAGSRFVNMRWQKQEGKSTHRACKRKEQEHGKNERGSVSKKPRLVFTDVQRRTLHAIFKENKRPSKELQITISQQLGLELATVSNFFMNARRRSLDKWLDDGGSNSANSSSSTCTKV comes from the exons ATGAACGCGCAGCTGTCGATGGAGAGCCTGGGCGATCTGCACGGCGCGAGCCATGAGTCGCCGGTGGCGGCGGCCCACGCGCGCTCCGCGGTGGGCATGGCATCAATCCTAGAGAGCGGGGACTATCCTCATCATGCTCATCCGcaccatcctcatcctcatcatccgcACGCTCATCCGCATCCTCATCAGCACCGCCCCCCGGAGCACGCAGGTCTTGCTGGCCACCTGCACGCGGCGATGAGCGGCGCCATGGCGTGCGAGGCGACCGCCGGTATGGGCATGAGCGGCACCTATACCACGCTCACGCCGCTGCAGCCTTTACCTCCCATCTCCACAGTGTCCGACAAgtttcctcatcatcctcatgcTCACGCTCATCCTCACCAGAGGATCGCGGGAAACGTCAGCGGGAGCTTCACGCTCATGCGGGACGAGCGCGCGCTGGCCTCCGTCAACAACCTCTATGCGCCCTACCACAAGGACGTGGCGAGCATGGGCGCCATCCACGGCTCCCAGCATGCACTACCCCCACCACCGCCGCCGCCTTACACCCACGAAAAGATGCTCGCGCCCGCCGGATTTGAGTCCCATCACCCCTCCATGCACGCGAGCAGCGTCACTTCGTCCACCTCGTCCTCGTCTTCATCCTCGTCCTCCTCCCCGGCGACGGGCATGATGGTGCAAATCAATGGCatccatcaccaccaccaccaccaccagcaccaccatcACCCTCATCATCCGCACGCACACCTGAGTGCGCAGggacaccaccaccaccaccacgcGCAGGGAGCTCTCGGTGCCGCGCGAGACCGGGAGCACGCGACGCCAGTGGAGGAAGTGAACACCAAAGAGGTGGCGCAAAGGATCACCACGGAGCTGAAGCGCTACAGCATCCCACAGGCCATCTTCGCTCAGCGCGTGCTGTGCCGATCGCAGGGAACTCTGTCTGACCTGCTGcggaaccccaaaccctggagcaAGCTCAAGTCCGGCCGGGAGACGTTCCGCCGCATGTGGAAGTGGCTGCAGGAGCCCGAGTTCCAGAGGATGTCCGCGCTGCGCCTCGCAG GGGCAGGGTCCAGGTTTGTAAACATGAGGTGGCAAAAACAAGAAGGGAAAAGCACACATAGGG CATGCAAAAGGAAGGAGCAGGAACACGGGAAGAACGAGCGAGGAAGCGTCTCAAAGAAACCACGACTGGTTTTCACCGACGTCCAGCGTCGGACTTTACATGCAATATTCAAAGAGAACAAGCGGCCGTCCAAAGAGTTACAAATCACCATCTCTCAGCAGCTGGGCCTGGAGCTCGCCACCGTCAGCAACTTCTTCATGAATGCTCGCAGGCGGAGTCTCGATAAGTGGCTGGACGACGGAGGCTCCAACTCGGCCAACTCCTCGTCCAGCACTTGTACCAAAGTGTAA
- the onecut1 gene encoding hepatocyte nuclear factor 6 isoform X2 has translation MNAQLSMESLGDLHGASHESPVAAAHARSAVGMASILESGDYPHHAHPHHPHPHHPHAHPHPHQHRPPEHAGLAGHLHAAMSGAMACEATAGMGMSGTYTTLTPLQPLPPISTVSDKFPHHPHAHAHPHQRIAGNVSGSFTLMRDERALASVNNLYAPYHKDVASMGAIHGSQHALPPPPPPPYTHEKMLAPAGFESHHPSMHASSVTSSTSSSSSSSSSSPATGMMVQINGIHHHHHHHQHHHHPHHPHAHLSAQGHHHHHHAQGALGAARDREHATPVEEVNTKEVAQRITTELKRYSIPQAIFAQRVLCRSQGTLSDLLRNPKPWSKLKSGRETFRRMWKWLQEPEFQRMSALRLAACKRKEQEHGKNERGSVSKKPRLVFTDVQRRTLHAIFKENKRPSKELQITISQQLGLELATVSNFFMNARRRSLDKWLDDGGSNSANSSSSTCTKV, from the exons ATGAACGCGCAGCTGTCGATGGAGAGCCTGGGCGATCTGCACGGCGCGAGCCATGAGTCGCCGGTGGCGGCGGCCCACGCGCGCTCCGCGGTGGGCATGGCATCAATCCTAGAGAGCGGGGACTATCCTCATCATGCTCATCCGcaccatcctcatcctcatcatccgcACGCTCATCCGCATCCTCATCAGCACCGCCCCCCGGAGCACGCAGGTCTTGCTGGCCACCTGCACGCGGCGATGAGCGGCGCCATGGCGTGCGAGGCGACCGCCGGTATGGGCATGAGCGGCACCTATACCACGCTCACGCCGCTGCAGCCTTTACCTCCCATCTCCACAGTGTCCGACAAgtttcctcatcatcctcatgcTCACGCTCATCCTCACCAGAGGATCGCGGGAAACGTCAGCGGGAGCTTCACGCTCATGCGGGACGAGCGCGCGCTGGCCTCCGTCAACAACCTCTATGCGCCCTACCACAAGGACGTGGCGAGCATGGGCGCCATCCACGGCTCCCAGCATGCACTACCCCCACCACCGCCGCCGCCTTACACCCACGAAAAGATGCTCGCGCCCGCCGGATTTGAGTCCCATCACCCCTCCATGCACGCGAGCAGCGTCACTTCGTCCACCTCGTCCTCGTCTTCATCCTCGTCCTCCTCCCCGGCGACGGGCATGATGGTGCAAATCAATGGCatccatcaccaccaccaccaccaccagcaccaccatcACCCTCATCATCCGCACGCACACCTGAGTGCGCAGggacaccaccaccaccaccacgcGCAGGGAGCTCTCGGTGCCGCGCGAGACCGGGAGCACGCGACGCCAGTGGAGGAAGTGAACACCAAAGAGGTGGCGCAAAGGATCACCACGGAGCTGAAGCGCTACAGCATCCCACAGGCCATCTTCGCTCAGCGCGTGCTGTGCCGATCGCAGGGAACTCTGTCTGACCTGCTGcggaaccccaaaccctggagcaAGCTCAAGTCCGGCCGGGAGACGTTCCGCCGCATGTGGAAGTGGCTGCAGGAGCCCGAGTTCCAGAGGATGTCCGCGCTGCGCCTCGCAG CATGCAAAAGGAAGGAGCAGGAACACGGGAAGAACGAGCGAGGAAGCGTCTCAAAGAAACCACGACTGGTTTTCACCGACGTCCAGCGTCGGACTTTACATGCAATATTCAAAGAGAACAAGCGGCCGTCCAAAGAGTTACAAATCACCATCTCTCAGCAGCTGGGCCTGGAGCTCGCCACCGTCAGCAACTTCTTCATGAATGCTCGCAGGCGGAGTCTCGATAAGTGGCTGGACGACGGAGGCTCCAACTCGGCCAACTCCTCGTCCAGCACTTGTACCAAAGTGTAA